CTGAGGAAAACCTTGCTTACTCTTCCCAGATtgatatacaaaatataattCAAGGCAGTACAATGGAGGAGATGTGTGGGGATGGGAGTGTGCGCAGCCTCTGTCCCCTAGTGAGCAGAACACCCTTACATTATCTTCCAGTATTTGCCAACCCACAAGCTTCCTGACCCCAGCGTTTATGTATTTCTTCCTAGATTTCACTAAACAGGCCTAGTGGTTGGATCATTAGCCATTGGTGATTGCTGTCATTCCCAGTGAACTTTCCTCTCCCCAGAGGTGCAGAAACTACAAACCTTTATTCTCTTCTCTGAGCGTTTGTGTTGGGAACACCTCTACTGCATGGTTCTCCAGTTGCCTTCCAGAAATCATCATCTGACCTATGAAAGGGAGTAAATTACAAGTGTGTCCAGGAGGCCTGGTCCATGAAACGGGGAAAGGATCAACGTGGATAAGAAAATAACAGTCAAAAAAGAACAAGGGAAAGGGCCTGGAGACTTTCGTAATATTGTACCAGCTTTGGTCCCACAGCCTACTACACAAGGGCTGTTTCTTGCTTTCCCTGAAGTTGCTTCCCTCCGTGGTTCCAcatcttttaattagtttttaataaTAGAGGAATAATCATTACTtgataaagaaatgtttttatttgtccAAAGCAAGTAGGTAGAGAAATGCTTTTCAGATCAACATATTGTGGTGGAAAATGGACAAATCTGGCCATCAAAAGTGAATAAACTTTGTATTCGTGACTCGTCATCTGTTCAAAGAACTCATGGAACATGTTTCCCttgttcagatgaggaaactgcaaaTGAAGTTTCCTTGTATGTTGCCCCAGCACACAAGCATGTGGGTGGCCTCATCAGGACAAGCTTGTCAGGTCACAAGCCATTTGATACGCTACTGATTTGCTAGGAACTTGAGAATACAGATAACTGGTAAGAGTTTCTGGGAGACGTGTCCTACTTTCACTACTTACCTCTCCCCAAGCCTCATGTGAGCCCTCAAATCACAGGGGAAGGTGAATCTGGTTTTTTCCCTGACATGAAATACATGGTTTCTCCACAAACACCATCCAGTTCCCAACACTCAAGGGGTGAACCACAGTCAGCTGACTTCTAATACCGTATCTGTGGAGTTAGTGCTGATTCCACAGGTTGAGGGATCAATATTGTCCTGACTTCAGATATCAGCCATGTGTTCTCGAGTCACTCATGCTCTTGACCAAGTGACTAAAAGTGGGAGTTTCCATGACCCCACCTCAATGCTCAATAACAATAGAACAGGAGAACGAGCTCAGGAAGACTCTTATTGTTCTAAGGTTAAGGTACAGGATAAAACTCAGGAACCACGAACTGGAGGAGATGTTTAGGGCAAAGGAGGAGTGGAGGTGGGTGGAGCCTCCATGTCCTGGTGAGCACAGCACTCTCACATCACCACCACTGGTTTCTACTTCATAAGCTCTCTGAGCCTATATTGATGGATATTTTTTTGAGGTTTCACTTAATAgacatatttattaaatcattggccaGTGGTGACCAATTTCAATCTCAgatccctcccttctccccacaagTAGAGAAAGTTCAAACCCTTACTCATTGTTTGAGGCAATCCTTTTAATTCATCGAATCCCACTCCTTTAAGAAGCTCGGCaactataaaagacaaaaattccaACATTTTCATGAGTCTTGGACCATGAATCAGGAAGGGATCAAACATGGATAATAAAATGATAGTCAAAAGTGGACAAGGGAAAAGGCCTGGAGATTTTGCTAATATTGTATCAGCCTTGGTCCCATGAACCAGCTATAAAAGGGCTGTGTTTCATTCTTTCCCTGCAGTTACTCTGCTCAGGGGTCCCAGGTCTTTctgattaatttttataatagagGGATAATCATTATTTGACACATAAATATACTTTCTGGCCCCAAGGAAGTAGGTAGAGGGATTTTTTCAAATGTACATATTGTGGTGGAAAATGACCAAATTGGCCATGGCATGCAAATAAACTCTTTATGCCTGGTAATATGTTCAAAGAATCCATGTAGCATGTACCTGctgttcagatgaggaaactgtggatGACTTGTCCCAGAACACACAGCATGTGGGTGGCAGGATTGGGACAAGAAATTGCCCTGTTTCAACTCATTTGCTATATTACACTATTCTGCCAGGAACTCTGAAAATATTGATAATTTGTGAGAGTTTCTGGGTGCAGTATTTTCATTACTCCCCTTCCCAAGACTCTCGCCAGCTCCCAAGCACAGGGAAAGTGAGTCTGGGTTACCCTGACACCAAATATGTGGTGTCTCCTGTAAGAAATCCAATACTCCAAACACCCACTAAATGTACAACAAGTCAATTTACTTCTGATATGAACTGAAGAAGTTAGCACAGATTCTGCATGTTGAGGGCTCAAAGTTGTCCTCAGTTCAGATGACAGCGAAGTGGTAGTGATTTGATAAAGTATACAAAACACAAAAGTTTCATTACCCCACTCCATGTTCAATAACTCAGTAAATCTGATGACCAAACTCAGGAAGACCACTCAAATGCGGATCTCACATTATTATAAAGGATAAATCTAGGCACAGCAAAATGAGTGAGATGTGCAAGGCAAAGTGGAAGTGGAGGTGTGGGGAGTCTCCACGCCCTAGAGAACACAGAGCCCTCAAATCACTGCCATGTGTTGCCACTCGAAAAGCTCCCTGAATGCCCACATTCATGGATTTGTATTGAGGTTTCACTAAACAGGTATATTGACTGAATCATTGGCCAGTGGTGACTGTTCTCAATCTTagtgccctctcctctccccagaggtGCAAGAAGTTCAAACCTATAACCATAGCATCCATGAAAGCTGAAATCAGATCTGTTACTGAACGCTTCTCAAGTCTCCTTCCATGGCTTGTCTCCAGACCTACGAAAGACAGGAAATTCCAGGAGTTTCAAGAGGCCTGGCCCATGAACCAGGGCAAGGATcaaatatacattataaaatgatagCAGTTAACAAGGGATAGGACAAATGTGGATAATAAAATCATAGTCAAAAGAGGACAAAGGAAAGgtcctgactgctgctgctgctaagtcacttcagtcgtgtccgactctgtgtgaccccatagatggcagcccaccaggctcccccgtccctgggattctccaggcaagaacactggagtgggttgccatttccttctccagactttaCTAATATTGTATCAGCCTTGGTCCCAGGGGCAAATCTACACAGGGCTGTGTTTCTTGTTTTCTCTGCAGCGGCTCTGCTTATTCATCAGGCCTTCTGGTTGTTTTTCATATTAGAGGAATAATCATCATTTGAACCTAAATATCTTTCTTGCCCAAAGCAAGTAGGTAGAGAAATTGTTTTCAGATTAACACATCTTGGTGGAAAATGCACAGAATTCACCATGAAATGTGAGCCAACTCTTTATATTCATAACTGGTAATGTGTTCAAAACCCCATACAACATGTACCCCtcttcagatgagaaaattgcaGATGACTTACCCACGTGGCATGTGGGTGGTAGGGCCAGAACAAGATACTATCATGTTGCAACCCATTTGATACACTACCTGATTCTACCAGGAGTTCTGAAAATACAGATAACTGAGAACAGTTTCTGGGTGCAATGTCCTACTTTCATTACTCCTGCTTTCGAAGCATCACCTGAATCCCTAAATCACAGTGAATCTGGGTTTTTCTCTGACAACAAATATCTGGTATCTTTACCTACAGCAACCAGTTTTCCAAACACCCACTGGGTATCCAGCAAATCAGTTTACTTCTGATTTGAAATCTATGGAGTTAATGCAGATTCTGCAGGTTGAGGGCTCAAGACCATCCTCAGTTCAGATGCCAGCCATGAGGTTCAGAGTCACTCATGCTTGTGATCAAATAGGGAAAATCGGGGTATCCATGACCTCACTTTCAAATTCAACAGCACCATGGAACTGCCGgataaattttggaaaatgccTTGCTAACTATTCccaaattaatatacaaaatataactCAAGCAAGTAGAATGGAGGAAATTTATatggcagagagggagggaggtgtgTCCAGCCTCTGTGCCCTAGTGAGCAGAGCACCCTCATGTCATCTTCGTGTACTCACCAATCCACAAGCCCTCTGAGACtagtatttatgtatttctttctagGGTTCACTAAACACCCGTACTGGTTGGATCATCTGCCTTTGGTGATTGATGCCACTCTCAGTTCCCTCCCCTGTGCTCAGAGGTGCTAGAATGAGAGGTGGTGAAAACTGTAACCTCAAAATGGATATTTGAGGTTTCTTGGAGATCAACTGCATCTTGAGGTTACCTTGAGTCGCATTTTTTACTCTGTCTATAAAGTCAGTAAATTCCAAGAATTTTTAGGAGGCCTGGACCATTAACCAAGAGAAGGAACAAATATGCAACTTTCTATTACTACACTACAGTGAGGTTCAGGGACAAGGTAGGGACCAGGGATAGAGAGTCTTAGAAATGGGGTCCCTGATCTGGTAGACTTGGGTgggatatatacatatttaatataaaattttaatatatatcctTATGAGAATCATGATGCCAATGGAGACAAAAGTTTGCaaattcagacttccctggtggtccaggggataAGAATTggtctgccaattcaggggacatgagtttgattcctggtttgggaagattccacatgccttggggcaactaagcaggtgatctgcaactactgagcccagatgCCTAGAGTCCctgatctgcaacaagagaagccaccacgatgagaagcccacacaccacaatgagaACGTAACCCTGTAACTAGAGAATATTCTCTCTTAGGCAGGAAGACCAATGCTGCCAAAACCAGCCAGACAAACAAAAATCCTGGCCAATGTGACAGGAGAAATCCAGAGAGGGTTGGCAGCACCCACCTAACACCTGCCCTCCCCATTCCATGGACTTCCATCATTTCCCCAGAACCTGTAGAGGAGAGGTGAGCCTGGACCTACCTTGGTCCTGGGTATGGTGTTCATACACCGGAGTGCTGTCCACCAGGATAaccaggaggaagagaagggctgCAGAGAGGCAGAGCCGGTTCATCTTGGTGGCCTTGCAGGAGGGCTCCTGAGGATGCTGGGGACGGACTGAGCTTCTAATATCCTGGCTGAGGGGTGGGATCAGGCAATgaggaggggagtggggaaggggaggagctgGGTCAGTCTTGTTTATTGCAAAATCTCCCTCCAAGGCATGCCTCCTGCTTCTGTCTGCAGGGGCCAAATGTCCAGGAACAGCAGTTCTCAGACTTGCCTATGCCTATGGTCTCATGTAGACACAGATTGTGATCAGGCAGATGCAGTTTTGTCCAATATGATCCCTCAGGGAGCATCTCAGCACCTACAGTAGTGCATGGCACACGATGTATGGTCAATGGGTAGATGAGAGCAAATCACAAGACATGTGAGTGAAAAGTAGTGTGTTAGCCCAGGTCCTCCTTTTCAGCCTCGTGTAGGTGTCATCACATCTGGGCCTCCATGCCCTGACCCCCCTCACCTACCTCAGATGACAGGTGTGACACAGGTCACCTTCCTACAATCACTGCCCCAGCTTCTCCACTGGATGGACATTTGCCCTTCACCAGGCACTGGTCCGGGCAGGGACTTAGCTGGAGAAGGTGATTTTGCTCTGGCACATAAGCCTGTTTATGCATTGAAAAAGCAAtaaggggagggggcagagggggacCTGTGAGCTGAACATGTCTCCACAGCATAACCAATAGCTGCTCCTCACGTGGTTTCACCAACAGGAGAGCTGCCTGCCTAATTGGACTTCAGGGGACCTTGGATGATCACCTGGAGTCACCCCCTTACTCCTGCTCTCTCCCTCAGTGGTTTTGGGGTCAGATAACCTCAGTGTGGGAGCCACCTCTGCATTTTCCTAACTTTATTCCTGAGGATTTAAATCTCCTAGAATCCCGTGTCTTCAGGTATCACGTGAGATCCGCGCTGCCCACATCATGTGGTTGCTGTGGGATCAACGGATGCAACAGGCATATATTCCTTCTCCTTGAGAAGTCAATGTCCTTTGCAGTGTTAGTAATAACAGTAATGAGTAATTACTCCAGGTAAAACTTAAATTCTTCATTGTGGCAGGCATTATGCTAAGCACCTGACAAATATAACTCATCTAATCCTCAAAAATCTTTAAAGGGGAGAAACTGTTAATATGTCCTCATGTTACCTAGGAAGTACCtgagataaaagaaataaagcaatttcCTTAGCTCATAACTTGTAGAGAGAGGGTTGGACCCAAAGATCTGACTTTAAGAGTCTGTGCACATGCGCTCTGCTGCATTGCAAGCTGTAAATTACTGTGCACATGTGAGGGGTGTTGCTGCTGTTTAggcgcccagtcatgtccagctctctgagaccccatggactgcagcccatcctCTACCCCTCTACAGTGCTGCCTCCTGTCTTAGCCCAGGCCCTGATAGCACCACTGTGGGTCAGGATAGTCCTCCCCCATCTTGAcattgttcttctttgctttgaaGCTGACAAATACAAAGGACTCAAAGATCCCAGACTTGGTTATTTTAGCCTTGCAGGGATCTGTGTATGGAGACTGCAGGCAGAAGTCAGGCCACAGGGTTGTAAAGATGGGAGGATCTTGGTCAAATAGAGGATGGTAATCACTGTTTGGTCTACCAGGTGAACAACTGAAACCACCAGTCTGTTTGCAATAGAGATGGTCGGGGTGCAGAGGGTGAATGTGGAAAGGCCCTTTGATATCCTTCTGTCCAGGGCATTATTACCAATGTTGTTAGGCATCACAGAGACAAGATAATGCTGCAAATAATTACATATTGTTGCTGAATATCTATAGATTAATTGGCATAATGCCTCTGACCAGctccaaaagaacaaaaatagagGATACATATTAGGAATGTTCTCCACATGTTGGTAATGATTAGAGCTGAAAATGGTCTGTGGGTTTATAATACTATTTTCTGGATGTATATGATAGGAACTTTTCACCATTACCAAATAAAGTGTGAAGttggataaccaacaagacctattgtatagcacatgcaAAGCCTCTCAGTGTTGTGTGGCATGTTtgatgggaggagagtttaggggagaatggatacgtgtatatgtatggctgagtccctttgctgaccacctgaaactatcacaatattgttaattgatTACACTCCAATACAAATAAAGAGTTGAAAGAAAAAGTGGGAAGGCATTATGCTGTACTAGAGAAATGCATGGAAGAAGAGCCACCAGTGTGTTCACTTTCGTTACATCATGGGAGCTGGAATAATGGCGTATTGAGGCAATATCGACACTGTGACGTATATAAGAGATTTCCTGCTCTCCCTGCACTTGCCTCTGCAGGGCAGAAGCTCATTTGCCACTCAGTGTTCTGATGAATTTCATAACAGAAATGATCATGATTTGATACATAAGTTTTTTTAGAGGGGTAAAGAAATGTAGGTATACAAGTCTTTTGGAGTAAAACATTCTGGTGGAAAATGGACACCATTGACCACAAATGTGCAAACTTTTTGTACTCAGGACTGGTGATCCTTTCAAAAAATTCATGTAACTGGGTCCCCATGTTCAGGTGAGGAAACTGTAGATGACTTGCCCCAGGACACAAAGCATTTGAGTGTTAGGATCAGGATAAGTCACAACCTGTTTAATCAATACCTCATTCTGCCAACTATTCTGACAATGCAGAGAATAGGGAAGGGGTTCTGAGTGCTCTGCCCCACATAATATAATTGCAGAGCCCTGACCCTCATAGTAGACACAAATGGTAGAGAAGAGTCAGTTTGAGATTTGTCCCTGATTCCAAACATGCAGGGTCTCCACCAACAGTACCCAGTTCTCTCAAACCCACTGGGCATCCAGGAGTCAATTCACTTCTGACACTAAATCCACAGAGGTGACCCAGATCTCACAAGGGAGGGCTTGGTCTCTGAGGACTGTCATACCTTCAAGTGTTGATAACAAATCCTGCTGTCATTTACGTGTGTGACCAACTGGCTGTAAACTCAGAGGTTCCATGACCCATCTGCCGTATTATTTATTAGAAAccctcacagaactcagaaaagccCTTTACTTACTGCCCCAAGTTATTATAAAGCATAAAACTCAGGGAAAGCCAAATGGAGGAGAAGTGTAGGATAAATAGAGAGTTGGAGATGCTGAGCCTCCAGGCCCTTTTAGGGTTCTCCCTGCTCTCAATCTCTTGATGAGATCATCTCCTCTGAAGCTCTCTGAACCAAATGTTCATGTATGTTAATTGAGGGTTGGAAGTAGGAAAGTTGATTGAATCTTTGGCCACTGGTGATTAAACTCAGTATCTGTCCCCTCTCCTGTTCCCAGAGGGAATAGGGGTTAATAGTTTAAACCCTCTAATTACCTGATGGTGTGTTCTGGAGTCCAGTCCCATCCAGACTCTATCTCAGGTCCCATCCTTCACTCATCTCATGATTTTGAATATACCGAAAATTCCCAATGTTTCAGGGGTCCTGGGGCATGaacagagacagggatcaaatTTGCAACTTGTTATGACACTACAGTAGGTACAAGGCAGGGACCAGGACTAGGATCTCGGTTATGAGGTCCCTGATCTGATAGAGTCAAgtaggattttgttgttgttgttgtttacactAAACACATAATTATACCTTTTGAGATCAAGAAATGTTCCTGCATTAAAAATGCCTAATTTGCCAGAAGAAATCCAGAGAGGCTTTGCTGCAGCCACTTGTAACCCCCTACTCTCTCCCCTCAACTCCTGTCTCGCCTCCTGTGCTTTTGGGGTCAGAGGACCTCAGTTTGTGTCCCAGTTCTGCCTTTTCCTAACTGTGTGATCTGTGGCCTGCAATTTCCCTCGTTTTCATTTGTTACTTGAGATCATGCTGCTGACATCGTGGGGTTGTTTTGAAAGCAGTGTCTATGGCCTCCATagacatatatattcttttcccagcAAAGCCAAAGtcctttgaaataataataatgggtaATTATGATAGTTAACACTAACTCTTTTGACCAGAGAGTCAAATAATGGCAAGGTGGGGTGGAAAAGGGGCTAGACCTGGGTAAGGTCACTCACTGAAGCAAGAAGGCTTTCAGTTACCTCTAAGAAAGAAGGAGACCTGTTTGGAAGAGACACCATGACTCCACTATGACACTCGGGGAACTTCCTGATGGTGAACTTCATCCTATTTGTCCCTTTATTTACTATAGTTGACAGCACATTTAAAGAGCAGCAGGAGCCGAGGAGACTAAAACTCGATTTGGTTCTAGACGATTAGCCTTGTTCTGTGGTGTTCAAAGCACATTAGTGAGTAATCAACATGATTTTCAAAAGTAACTGAGTCTGGCGATTTCTTAATGCAGACACCATCATTCtcttttacaaaaaaaagaatctgtgtttccaggagatgaaatgacttgcccaagaccacacagcagcACAGTGAGTTACTTAAGCAAATCTCTTTTCATTAATACCAAGTCATTATCCcactcttgttgttgtttagtccctaagtcctctctgactctttttgtgaccccatggactatagccctccaggctcctctgtctgtgggatttctcaagcaagaatactggagtggattgccattccctactccagggcatctccccaatCCAGTGGTCTAAcctgctctcctgcattggcaggcaggcccTTACCCGTGATGGGGTAAAGGCCGTTACCTCCTGAGGGATGCCCTCAGGAGaagtttgttgttattcagttgctaagtcatgttccactctttgggaccccatgggctgcagcattccaggcttccctgtccttcactgtctccaggaatttgctcaaactcatgttcattgaaacaatgatgccatcccaccatctcatcctctgttgtccccttctcctcttgctttccatccttcccagcatcagggtctttccaatgagtcagctcttcaaatcaggtggccaaagtattgaaacttcagcttcagcatcagtccttccaatgtgtattcagggtcgatttcctttatcattgactgatttgatctccttgctgttcaagggactctgaagagtcttctccagcaccacaatttgaaagcatcaattctttcgcactcagccttctttaaggtccaactctcacatccatacaggactactggaaaaatagtcatagctttgactatatgacctttgttggcaaagtgatgtctctggtttttaatatgctgtctaggtttgccatagatttcttccaaggagcaagcaagtgtcttttaattccatggctgcagtctctgtctgcattgattttggagctcaggagaataaagtctgttactgtttccattttttcctcatttatttgccatgaagtaatgggaccagatgacattgtcttagttctctgaatgttgagttttaagccagatttttcactttcctctttcaccctcatcaagaggctcattgattcttcttcattttctgccttagagtggtatcatctgcatatctggggttgttgatatttctctggggaatcttaattccagcttgtgattcatccagcccagcatttcgcatgatgtactctgcatataagttaaataaggagagtgacaatatacagccttgacgcattcctttcccagttttgcaCCAGTCTGTTAGTCAATGTCTGGTTCTTACTGTAGCTTcttgtggattgccatttccttcttgcgTGCAGGTATCTCAAAGATATATGAAGTGTTTTCCACAGTTTCCTGTGATCCATATAGTTGAAGACTTTAGCATTATCAATGAAGTGGAAgtagatagatgtttttctggaaatctcttgctttttatacCATCCAAAGGATGTTTGCAGTTtgctctctggtttctcttccttttctaaatccagcttgcacatcaggaagttctcagttcacatattgctaaagccaaacttgaaggattttgagcattaccttgctagcaagtgaaatgagcacaatgtatggtcatttgaacattctttggcatttcccttcctTGTGGTTGGGATGcaaattgacattttccagttctgtggccactgtagagttttccaaatttgctgacatattgagtgtagcactttaacagcatcatctcttaggattttaaacagcttagctggaattccatcacctccactagcttagttcatagtaatacttcctaagacccacttgaattcacactccAAGAAAAGGTAGCTTGTTCTTATTTATCAACCTTATGAGTGAAGTATCATTATTcctattctggggcttcccaagtggctcaagaCACTCTTCTGTCACAATCCACTTAATCAAGTACCCGATTCTTCCAGAAATTCTGATGATGCAGAGAACTGGAAAGGGGTTCTGAGTTCTCTGCCCCACATAATATAGTCCCAGAGCCCCTGACCCTCACACCAGGCACAAATGGGAGAGAAGAGTTCCAGAATCGAAATATGCAGGGTCTCTGCCAACAGCAACCAGTTCCACAATACCCACTGAAATTCTAGGAGTCAAGTCACTTCTATCTAAATCCCTAGAGGTGACCCAGACCCCACAAGGTGAGGGCTCTATTTCTGAGGATGGCTACATTTCAAGTGTTGATCACAAGTCCTGTGATCATTTATACAAATGACCAATGAATATAAATTCAGAGGTTATATGACCCACTTCCACATTCAATAACGTATTAGAAtcactcacagaactcaggaaagcccTTTACTTAGTGCTCTCAGTTATTATAAACCATAAAGAAATGTAGATGTGTAGGGAAAATGGGGACTTGAGGGTGCCGAACCTCCAAGTCCTCTCAGGACTTTTCCCTCTCACAATCTCTTGAAATGTTCACTTCCCCTGAGGCTCTCTGAACCCAGTATTTAGGGTTTTAATTGAAGAttggatgtaggcaatttgatagaatcattggccattggtgactGAACTCAGTATCAGtggcctctcctctccccagagggACTGAGAGTTGATAGTTCTAACCCTCTAAGCACCTGAAGGTATGTTCTGGAGTCCAGTCCCATCCAGACGCTATCTAGGTTTCCATCCTAGACTTATCTCATGACTTACAGTTAGACAGTAATTTCCAAGAGTCTCAGGAAGCCTGGGCATGAATGAGGTCAGAAAACAAACGTGGATCTTGTGATTCCACTACACTGATGTGTACACAGAAGATTGTGTCCAGGAAGGAAGTTTCAGTGATGGGGTCCCTCATCTGCTAGAGTTAGTTGGGATACTTTTGTTTAAAAACTGAACACATAGTAATACCTTTTAAGAGTCAAAAattgttcatggagttatactgCCCACTTCCCAGAAGATATCCAGAGATGGTTGGCAGCACTCACCCCACCCATGCAACCCAACCCCTTCCATAGACTCCCCTCATCCCCCAcctccagagaggagagaggacagaCTTGCCCGGGGCCTGGTTGCTAGTTTCACACCCTGGTATACCAGCCACAAGGCTGCCCAGGAGGGCAAGATGGGTTGCCAAAAAGCAGAGCTGGCTTATCTCCATGGCCTGGTAGGTGGGCTCGTGAGGAAAGATGGCAGCTGACTGAGCTTCTCACACCCCAGTTCAGTGACTGGAAGAGAGACAAGGAGGGGAGTGAGGAAGAGAAGGGCTGGGGTCAGCACTGTACAGTGTGTACTCCCCCACTACGCACTGTCCTGGTTCAGCCTGCTGGGGAAAATTGTCCAGTACTAGCGCTGCTTAAACTCGACTTTGCTTGTGGGTCTCACGGAAACATGTTTTGTAGTTGTACAGGTGGAACTTTGTCCAATATGGTCACCCAGGGAGGATCCTAGCACCTAGAGCAGTGCAC
The Bos indicus x Bos taurus breed Angus x Brahman F1 hybrid chromosome 13, Bos_hybrid_MaternalHap_v2.0, whole genome shotgun sequence genome window above contains:
- the LOC113902975 gene encoding trophoblast Kunitz domain protein 1-like isoform X1 encodes the protein MNRLCLSAALLFLLVILVDSTPVYEHHTQDQGLETSHGRRLEKRSVTDLISAFMDAMVIVAELLKGVGFDELKGLPQTMSQMMISGRQLENHAVEVFPTQTLREENKADSKPAFCLEPKVTGHSKSSWPRYFYNAETGHCEQFTYGGLGGNKNNFITEEECMKTCGQGAGSLREHAKSGPQKP
- the LOC113902975 gene encoding trophoblast Kunitz domain protein 1-like isoform X2 produces the protein MNRLCLSAALLFLLVILVDSTPVYEHHTQDQGLETSHGRRLEKRSVTDLISAFMDAMVIVAELLKGVGFDELKGLPQTMSQMMISGRQLENHAVEVFPTQTLREENKDSKPAFCLEPKVTGHSKSSWPRYFYNAETGHCEQFTYGGLGGNKNNFITEEECMKTCGQGAGSLREHAKSGPQKP